A window of Arcobacter acticola genomic DNA:
TATCCAGATAATATTGCAAATGTTATAGTAGGAAATGAGACTCTTCTTAGAGCTGATTTAGAGGAAGAAGAATTATTCGCTTATATTGATTTTGTTGCAGAATTTACTAATAAACCAATCACTTGTGCTGAGACATGGGATGTTTGGGAAAGAATTCCAGATCTTGCAAAACATGTAGATTTTATCACTATTCACATCTTACCTTATTGGGAAAAAGTGCCTATAGATAGATTCAATGATTTTATTATTGAAAAATATACTCTTGTTGAAAAGTTATTTCCTTATACAAAGATAAATATTGGGGAAACAGGATGGCCAAGTCATGGGTATAATAATAATAACGCCGTTCCAAGTTTAAAAAATCAAGCTGTAGCAATTAGAGGTTTTATAAATCTTGCTTCTGAAAAAGGTTGGGATTATAATATTGTTGAAGCATTTGATCAACAATGGAAAGGTTATGATGAGGGAAATGTTGGACAATATTGGGGAATTTTCACATCTGATAGAGAATTAAAATTCTATTTAAGTGGTGATATTGAATTAAATCAATATTGGCTATACCAAATGATTGCTGCAATTATTATTGGAGCTTTATTAACATTATTTGGACTTAGAAACCAAAAAATGAATATCAATCATGCATTAGCTTATGCTGTTACAGCTCAAGGTATGGCATTTGGTATTGTAATGGCTGTTATTTATCCATTTGCAAACTATATGAACTTTGGTATGTGGGTTATGTGGGGAATGGGAACATTCTTAATGATTCCATTAATCATTATTACTCTTGCTAAGGCAAATGAATTATTTAGAAATTCTTTAGGAGTTGGACCAGAAAGACTAGTACCTCTTGATTTAAGATCAGATAATATTCCATTTGTTTCAATTCATGTTCCTGCATATAAAGAGCAACCTCATGTATTAGCAGAAACATTACAAGCATTATCAAGATTAAATTACCCTAACTATGAAGTTTTAGTAATTATTAATAATACTTCAGAAGAGTATTACTGGAAGCCAATTGAAAAGTTATGTCAAGAACTTGGAGATAAATTTGTATTTATGAATATCACATGTACTGGATTTAAAGCGGGTGCTTTAAATGCTGCACTGGATTATACAAATAAAAAAGCTGAAATTATTGCTGTTATTGATGCAGATTATGTTGTTGAGTCTCCTTGGTTAATTGATTTAGTTCCTTTATTTGATGATCCAAAAGTAGCAATCGTTCAAGCTCCTCAAGATCACAGAGATGGAAATGAATCAATTATAAAGGCTGCTATGAATGCAGAATATGCAGGATTCTTTGATATTGGTATGATTGATAGAAATGAAGAAAATGCTATTGTTGTTCACGGAACTATGGTAATGGTTAGATTAAGTGCCATGATGGAAGTTGGTGGTTGGGGAACTGATACTATTGTTGAAGATAGTGAATTAGGTCTTAGATTATTTGAAGCTGGTTACCTTGCACACTATACAAATAGAAGATATGGTTATGGATTACTTCCTGATACTATTGAAGCATTTAAAACACAACGTCATAGATGGGCTTATGGTGCTATTCAAATTCTTAAAAAACACTGGAGAGAATTTACACCATCAGCTACAAAATTAACATCTAGACAAAAAAATAAATTTGTTGCTGGTTGGTTCTTTTGGTTAAGTGATGCTTTAGGTCCTGTTATGGCTATTATGAATATTATTTGGGTTCCTGTTATTATATTTGTTGGGGTTACAATTCCAACAATTCCATTAACAATTCCAATTATTACAGCATTTTTAGTAAATGTTTTACATACTTTTATTTTATATAGAATCAAAGTAAAAACATCATTTAAAAATACAATTTTAAGTTCTATAGCATCTATGAGTTTACAGTTAATTATTTTCAAAGCTGTTTTTGATGGTTTTGTAAAAGATGGTTTACCGTTTAAAAGAACAGATAAAGGTGGTAAAGCTAAAAAAGCAGCTACCGCTACTAACCCTATTAAATATGAAACTATTTTAGGTACATTATTGTTAATATCATTTTTCGGTTTAATATTTACAAATTATACAGGTATTACTGAAATTTATGTTTTTGCAGCAACTATATTTATTCAAAGTATTCCTTATATCTCAGCAATTATTATGAGAATATTAGAAGTACAATCTTTAAAAAATCAGAAGTCTTAATAAGACTTCTGATTTCCTAACAAATTTCAAATATTTTTCTAAAATAACTCTTTTTAAATCTACTATTTATTAACTATTCTGTATATTACGCATCCAAAAAAATTCCATGACAAGGATTAAATAATCAATAAAATAATTATCTATTTATTATTATCTACAAGTTTATTTTCAAATGATTTCAAGTTAAATGCACTTGCAAAAGAACAGAAAAGTTTAATTAATAAATATGAAATGAATATAAAAATAGCCAAAGCAAAAAGATTATATGAAAGAATAAACCTTTTATCTCAAACACTAAACTGTTTTAAAAACTCACATAGTAAAAAAGATATAACAAATTGTAAATATGAAGAGCAAAAAAAGATTATGGAAATAATAAGTAAGTGAAATTAGAAGCCAAAAAATGACTTCTAATAATATAGTTTTCTAATCGATAGGAACTACAGGGTTAAGTGTTGATGTATTATGTAAGAAGTGTCTATGTTTTTCAAATTGATCGATAATATCAATCACAATTGCATCTTCATCATAACCATAAATATCATAAGCTTTATTTCCATCTTGTAAGTAAACCTCTGCTCGAGCGTATTTTTTTTGCTCTTTAGTAGGATTTACAGACTCAGGATAAGCATAACTTGGAGTATCATAATTTCTAGCACGTACTTCATAAATAAAGTCAAAATCATTTGAATGCTCAACTCTAATAACAGAAATTGCACTTGCTTTATCATTTGAAATATCTACGTTCCATGAGTAATTATTAAGCTCTTCTTTTACAGCTTGCATTGCTGTAAGAACATCTTCATTAATAAATCTTTTTGTTTCTTCAACTTTAGGAAACTCAATAATTCTATTAAGTCTTACTTTCCATGTTCCACTAATTTTTCCATGACGACCTGCATTCATATGGTGTCTTAAACTTTCATTTCTAATTGTTTCAAGATTAAGTGCTTTATACAGCCCCCAACAAGCAATTAACATAACAATAGCAAAAGGTAAAGCTATAATAATTGAAGCTGATTGTAAAGCTCCTAAACCACCTGCAAGTAATAAAGCAATTGCAACAATACCTTGAGTAACTGCCCAAAAAATTCTTTGCCAAACTGGATTATTATCTTTCCCACCTGATGCTATTGTATCAACTACAAGCGATCCTGAATCTGATGATGTAACAAAAAATGTAACAACTAAAATAATTGCTATTATTGAAGTAATACTTGCAAATGGGAAATGCTCTAAAAATTTAAATAAAGCTGTTGAAACATCAGCTGAAACAGCTGTTGATAACATAGTAAAACCATCATTCATAATTGCATCTAATGCACTATTTCCAAACACAGTCATCCATAAAAATGTAAATCCAACAGGAACAAATAAAACTCCAATTACGAACTCTCTGATTGTTCTACCTCTTGATACACGAGCTATAAACATCCCAACAAAAGGAGCCCAAGCAATCCACCAAGCCCAATAAAATAAAGTCCATGAACTAATCCATGAAGTTTTATCATAAGCATATTGATTAAAAGTCATAAATACAACATTTGATAAATAAGAACCTATATTTTGAATAAATGCATTTAATAAAAAAAATGTAGGACCAGCTAAAAAAATAAATAGTACTAAAAAACCAGCTAAATAAAGATTTAACTCTGATAATCTTTTAATTCCACCATCAAGACCTAAAACAACTGAAATTGTTGCAAGTGCTGTAATAATAGCTATTAAAATTATTTGATTTGTAATATCAACAGGAATATCAAAAAGATAATTTAATCCTGAATTCACTTGTAAAACACCAAATCCAAGAGAAGTTGCAACTCCAAAAACTGTTCCTAAAACGGCAATGGTATCAACACTATGTCCAATTCCACCATATATTTTATCTCCTATTAAAGGATATAACGCAGATCTAATAGATAATGGTAAGCCATGTCTAAAAGAAAAATATGCTAATACTAAACCAACAACAGCATAAATTCCCCAAGCATGTAGTCCCCAGTGAAAAAATACTATATTCATAGCCATCTTAGCTGATTCTATACTTTCAGCTGTTCCAACAGGAGGTGATACATAATGCATTACAGGTTCTGCAACACCCCAAAACATAAGCCCTATTCCCATTCCAGCTGAAAAAAGCATAGCAAACCAAGAAAGATTTGAATATGCAGGTTTTGATTGATCAGGGCCTAATCTAAACTTTCCAAAGGGAGAGATTGCTAAAAATAGTACAAATAGTGTAAAAATTCCTACACTTAACATATAAAGCCAACCAAATTTTTCTGCTACAAAGTTTTTAACTGTACTAAAAACCTCGCTTGCAACTTGGGGCATTATCATCGTAAAGACCACTAATATTACTATAAATAATACAGATGGTATAAATACTGGTTTTAAGATCGTTGTCTTAATTTCTTGACTCATTATTTTCCTTTTCATTTTCTAAATTTTGTTCTAAGTCTAGTTCTAAAACCACACTTCCTGAAGCCACGGGAATATTTACAAACACACTCATATCATCATCTGCAATTCGTTTTTTAGATAGTGAATAGAAACCTAAAAAAACACCTAATATTGCAAAAATGACAAAAATAAATTCACTATAGTAATAAAGTCCAAATCCTAATATTATTGGAGCAAGAAATGATCCTAATCCATAAGTAAATAAAAGTGCTCTACTAATTTCAACTATATCTTTATTTTCATCTACAACATCATTAGCTCTTGCAAGTGCTAAGGGATAGATTGAGAAAATACTAAAACCTAATAAAACTCCTAATACATAAATCATATTCTCATAAGATAAAACAAAAATAAATAATGTAGAAATAAGAGCTATATAAAAGCCATTGTAAGCAAGAAGTTTTCTTCTTCCATACTTATCAGATAATAGTCCTATTGGCCATTGAGAGATAAGACCTCCAATAATAGAGCAAGCCATAAATAAAGAGAGCATTTCAATAGAAGAATATTTTTGAATTAAATATATAGGTATCATTGTAAAAAATCCACCAACTAAAAAACCACCAATAAAACTGCCCATTAATGCCAAAGGTACCACTGAAAAAAGCTTCGGGAAACTATATTTTTCAAAAGGTTTTAAAATAGGCTCTTTAATCTTTGTCATTGATATAAATAAAACAGAAAAAAGTATTAATACTGAGCCTAAAATAAAAATAATATAAGTAGTATCCCCTTTTATATTTAAAAAAAGTTGCCCCACTGCAGTTGCTAGATAAAAGATAATTGTATAAATAGCAAGTATTTTTCCCCTATGAGTTTGGCTAGACTTTTCATTTAACCAACTTTCTAATATTATAAGTAATGCATAAAATGCAAAACCTGAAATAAAACGTAATATAGCCCAAAGGTACTCATTAAAAAACAAAGCTTGAACTAAAAATGAGATAACCATCAAAGATGCAAATGTAGCAAAACTTCTAATATGCCCAACAGAAGATATAATCTTTTGACTAAAAATAGATGAGCCAATTGCTCCTAAAAAAAACGAAGCATTAATAAGACCAATTATTGCATCATTTAAACCTAATTCTTTTAGATAAACTCCAACATAAGTAAGTATCATTCCATAACCAATTGCTAAAAATGCTATTGCAAAAAATAAAGAAGAAATAGGACTTAGTGAAAATTTTTCTATGTACGAGTGTGTGTTTGTATTGTCATTCATATGCCCAAAATAACATATTTTGTCTTAATTTTTACTGTTAATTATATTTTTGTTTCTTTAAAGTAATCATATTATTATATAATAATAACAAAATATAATATGGGAAAAATCATGAATGTAAAAAAATTAATATCTTATTTAACTTGTGAGAAATTTGAAAAAGAGGTATTTAAAAGTATAGAGGAACGATATAAATGTAATATTATAAAAGATGCAATTATTATAAATATAAAAGAAAATCAAGAAATAATATTATTTAACTATGGTGTTCTAATTTCTTGGAATGTAGAATTTGAAAATATAAAATTTTTTATGGATTTTATAAAAAACTTTCAAGTAAATAGTTTTGAAATTCCATTTATTGAAGAATTAAATTATACATTTGAAAGCGAATTCAAAATAAACTTTGACACAATTTATTTAAATGATTTGTCATCTATATCAAAAATAGCAATTTCTCAAGCTTTATCTCAAAATGTAAAATTAGATCAATTTGAAAAAGAGGTACAAACAAGTATTGAAAATAATTCAAATATTCCTTTACAATTAGCACAAACAGGAAAAATAAAATTAACAAAAAAAGAGATTTCTAAGAAAATTGGAGAATTATTTTTAGTAAAAAGTAAAATAAATTTACATTATGATTTACTTGATACTCCTGAGTTTTTCTGGGAATATCCTGAATATGAAAATCAATATGAAAAAATGATTAAATATTTAGATATTAAATCTAGAGTAGAAGTTTTAAATAAAAAAGTTGAAATTATTCAAGAACTGTTGCATGTTTTAGGAGATGAACAAAAGCATAGATATTCATCTTTTTTAGAATGGATAATTATTATTTTAATTGCTTTTGAAATAGTTATAAATCTTAAAGATCACTTTTGGTAGGAGTTCAAATCAGGAAAGTTACTTCTTAAACTTTCCATAAACCATACAGCTGGGTCATGTTTTATAGTTCTATATTTAGCATCTCTTTCTAAAAATAAAGGATGATTTTCAAACTTTGTATATTCATAATGACCAATTAGATATTCAATAGTTTTATACTTTTCTTTTAAATATTTAACTAACTCTATATTTGCTTTTAGTTGCTCTTGTGTTAACTCTTTTTTATTGCCACCAATATTTTCTATTCCAATACTTGAAAGATTTAAACCTATTACATGTCTTGCCATATAAGTTTCTGGCATTAAAGCATAAATACTCCCATCAAAATCTACTAAAAAATGTGCTGATACATTTAAGTTCCCAGCTTTCATTATGTAGTTTCTATCAGCTGTTAAAGTCTCTGAGTTAAATCTATCATATGATTCTTTTAAATCATCCATTGCAGTATGATGAATAACAATAACTTTAGGAACTATATATATATTCTCAACATCTAAGCCATAAGAGTTTTTTATATATTCTTTTGTTAAATCAATTCTTTTTTGTGTAAAATTTAAAGGCATTTGTTTAATTTCAATAGAATTTGCATAAATAAAAAGGGATAATATTAGTAAAAATTTTTTCATAGTGCAATTGTAACAGATTTTTTGTGAATTTCATTTGTTAATTAAATGAATAAAACTATATAATATAGTACAAATAAAAAGGAAGCTTATGCAAAATATAAAAGAAAATTTAAAAGATTTAGTGGAAAACACTATGATTCCTGAAGTTGAAAATTATTTAGAAGATTTATTTAAACTTTTAGAAACAAATTCACAAACTCCTGATGATGTATTAGCAATAGAAGAAATGGAGTCATTTTTAGTTGAATTACAAAATATTTTAGCAGTTATAGAAGAAGACAAAATGCCAGATAGTGAATATCAAAGAATTTATGATTATATTATGCAAAACATAGATGAGCATGCACATGGACATGAACTTGAGCAACAAGAAGATTAGAAATCTACTTATTTTCTAACTTAACTAAAGCCTCTTCCACCAATAAACGCCCTACTTCAAAATGGGCATGAACAAATTTTTTAATATTTAAATCTTTTAGTAAAGCTTTTTCATCTAGTGATTCAATTTTTAATAAGATATTAGCTTCCTTATGAAATTTTAAAACTGCTTCACAAATCAATCTTTTCATATGAGTATCACTAACAGTTATTATCACACTAGATGCCTCATCTACTTTTAAAGACTCCAAAACAGGCAACTTATCTAAGTGTCCAAAGTATGCCATATATCCCAGTTTTCTTCCAAGAAGTACATGTCTTAAATCATCTGAAATTATTACAAAAGGAATATTTCTTTCACTTAAATCTCGTGCAATTACCCTTCCTAAAATGGAAAATCCACAAATTACAATATGATTTTTTGCTTTAATTGGTGTAATTTTATCAGATTCATAAAACTCAACAACAAAATATGATGCAATTTTATAAATATTATTTACTATAAATGGTGTTAATATCATAGATAAAACTGAAATTAGTATCAGAAAACTTGCTATTTCATGTGAAATCAGATTGTTATGTGAAGCTAAGGCAAAAATAGCAAAAGAAAATTCTCCAACTTGACAAAGGGCAAAAGCTGATTTAATAGCTGTACTTTTATCTGATTTTCTTCTAATAATTACATAAACAACTAAAGCTTTAATAAGCATGATAGCTATAAAAATAACCAAAATTATATGCACATTATATAAAAAATATAAGGCATCTATTTTTGTTCCTACACTAAAGAAAAATGCTCCTAAAAGAAGATCTTTATAACTAGAAATATCAGATTCAACTTTTACACTAAAGTTTGTATCAGAAATAATCATACCTGCTATAAATGCTCCCAAAGAGTACGTAAATCCAACTTCATGAGCTAAAAGAGATGTTCCTATAACTATTGATAAAACAGACCCTAAAAATAACTCCTCTATTCTTGTATCTGATGCAAATTTTAAAAGCCAAGAGATAATCTTTTTTCCAACTGTAAACATAAAAAATATAATTGCAAGTGCTAGAACAAAGGTTTTAGCTAATACTTCACCTATAGATAAAGTATCATTTGTCAAAAATGTAATTAAAAGTAAAATAGGAATAACAGCTAAATCTTGGAAAATCAAAATAGCTGTTGATTTCTCACCATAAGGAGTATGATTATCCTTTGATTGTTTTAAATAAGTTAAAACAATTGCAGTTGAAGATAAAGAAAAAGCCAAAGAAACTATAAGTGAAACTTCAAGCCCTAAATCAAAAACAAAAAAAGTCACAAGATATATTAATACAGCACTAACACTTACTTGTAAAAAACCATTTAAAAGTAAAATTTCTTTCATTTTTTTAATTTTATCAAAGCTCATTTCAAGACCAATTGTAAACATCAAAAATACAATTCCAAATTCAGCAATAAGCTCTAAAGAACCTATATCAACACCATTAAAATTAAAGCCATAACTAATAAGAGTACCTGTTATTATATATCCGATAATATGGGAAATGCCAAATTTTTTTAATATAATATTTAAGATTGTAGCTATAAAAATAGTTAAAAATAGCGTTAGTAAAATATTTTCCATATTTCTCTTTTTTATAAAATGTATAAAAATTATATCAAAAAATGATTTGGTTATTTTATAATTAACTGTATAAAATATAATCTATGAATCTTCTTTCATAAAAATGCAAAAAATTTTTAAATAAAACATAAATTAGATATAATTCCCAAAAGGATTTATATGAAAAAAACATTCCAACTAATAGTTGAAAACAAAAACAAAGATAGACAAGTTGATTCTATAAAAAATGAAGTAAGAAAATATATCAAAAGAGAAAGAAGTAAAAAATTACCTGAAAAATGTAACTACTGGAATTTTGATTGTAAATTTGGTAAAACTGAAGAAGAAGCTGTAACAATCAGATTTGTAGATATTACAAAATCAATTGACATAGCAGCTAGTGAAAATCTTGATAGTTTCTTTTTAGAACTAGTAGCACGTGCTGAATTTAGAAAGCCAAAAGAAAAAGGTCAAGAAAATGAAGATGAATTAGAAGATTAATTTTCTTCTATTTCATTATGTATGATAATATGAAAACTGATCATCTTTCTCTTTTAATTTATATCTCTTAGATAATGACTCAAAAAATGCCTTACCTAATTCTTCACATTTTAAAGCTTCAAAAGTAAGTGCTTCATCTAACATTGGATTTATTATTAATTGATTTAATATATTTATATTTAAAGTAGGATTAATTCTTTTTTCTAAAATAACTTCATCATTTTGACAAATAAACCCTTCTTCTAAAACTTTTGCATACCAACCAGTTAATCCATTATCAAAAATAATTTTTGTCATATCTTGTTCATTTGTATTAGCACTTAATTTCCAACAAGGCTGTCTAGGTTGTGTTATTTGTACTTTAGTTTGCCCTATTTTTAAAATATCTCCAATACAAATATCTTCTTCACAAATATTTGATAAAATAAGATTCTCTCCAAAATATGCCATATCTGTCATTTCAAAACTATCATTAAAAAAAGAATTTATTTTTTTGTAAGTTAAGGCAGAAAAAAGAAATAAGGCTTTATTAATTCCTCAATGATGAAGCAAATCACCTTGCTCATCATTTTTAAATCCAGTTTTTGTAAGATATGCTTTTAAAACTGGATATTTTTTTATTCCTGAAACTAATTCACTTCTTTTATTTTCTATTTTTGTTGTACTTACTTTTCCAACTTTTATATATAAAACATTTGAGATTTTTTCATTCATTTAAAGCTGCCTTATTCAAAAAATTATGATTTTCTAAATTTCAATACTATAAAAAGAAGAGAAGATCTCATCTTTTAGTAAAGTAATTATTCCTTTTTTATCTTCTAAATTTTTTGAAGAATCAAAGCTATCCGCAACACCAAACCAAGGTTCAATACATAAAAAAGGCGCTCCACTTGGTTTTGACCAAAGACCTAAATAAGGGAACTTTTCAAATTCTAATCTTATATTCTTTGTATTTTTCATATTTTTAAAAGATATTGTTTTAATAGATAAATCATTAAAAACTAAAGCATCATCTTTAAATAACTCTTCACTTAAAGGTATTTTATTTTCAATAATCTTTAAATCTGCATTATCATAAACTAAACCTTTATCATTTAAAAAATATCTTTTTGTATTTTGAATATTATTAAATTTAAAATAAGCATCATTTTTTTCTTCATTATCTAAAGGCCAATTAAAAGCCGGATGAGCTCCTATGGAAAAAAGCATTTCACCATTTGTTTTATTTCTTACTTCATAAGATATTACTAATTTATTTTCTACTAACTCATAAGAGATATCTAGTTCAAATAAAAAAGGATATTTTTCTAAACTCTTTTCATTACTTTGAAGCCTAAACTTTAAGTAATCATCTTCTTTTTTTACAAGCTCAAACTCACAATCTCTTGCAAATCCATGTTGAGTCATATTATATTTTTTATCTTTATAAAAATACTCATCATCTTTTAGTCTTCCAACTATTGGGAAAAGTATCGGGGCATGACGATTCCAATATTGTGGATTGGCTTGCCAAATATATTCTAGGTTTTCATCTGTTTTTTTCAAGCTATTTAATTGTGCTCCAAATGAGTCAATTTGAGCTGCTATATGAGTGTTTTTTATTTGAAAATTCAATTTATTATTCCTTTTATTTTTAATGCTTCCATAGTAATTTCTTTTCGTAATGGCAAATCTTTCATTCCATGGGTAATTATGTTTGTAGCAAAAAACCAAACATCATCTTTAGTTTCGATATATCCAACATACCAACCACTTTCAGACTCAAATCTTGTACTCCACCCACTTTTTGCTCTAAGTATAAAATTCTCATTTTTTTCTTCTATCATAATATTTTTTAATGTATTTATATTTTCTATTTCAAAAGGTAAATCATTTTTATATAGCTTCTTTAAAAAATGAACTTGTTCAAAAGCAGTGATTTTCAAAGATCCATCCAACCAAAAATCACTCACATCTTGCCCAATAGCTTTATTTCCATAATTTAGTTTTTCTAAATATTCTTTATATTTTGAAGCTGCAATTTTTAAAGTAAACTCTTTATAACACCAAACACATGATAATTTAAACGCTGACTCTAAAGTTTGATCTTTATTCCAAGGGGTCATTCCTTTGTCAGTTTTATCCCAAAAAATTATAGAATCTGCTCTAATTACACCTTCATTTAGTGCCATTAAAGTATGAGGAATTTTAAATGTAGAAGCAGGACTCAAAAGAGTTTCAGCTCTTTTTTCATTATATATATAAAATTTTTTTGTATTTAAAGACTCTAAAACAAGAGTTCCTTCAATATTCTTATTTTTAAAAATATTTTCTAAGTCACTATCACTTGCCATTAAAAATGAATTGAAAACAAAAGTTATGAATAAAAATAGTTTAATTTTAGATAGGTTGATTTTAATAGACATTAAAACTCCATTGAAAATTTTATTGTTTAATTTTAACAAAATATATTGATAATTTTTATAAATATCGATAAAATAAAATATAATCTTTATAAAAGGATAAATTATGCAAACATCAATGTACAAACAAAGAAGTTTTCAAGATGAGATTTTAGAAAGTTTTGACTCAGCGTTTAAACAAGTAAAGTCATTTTTGTATAAACATCATACTTTACTTGCATATTTTTAAAATCTAGTTATTTTTAAAACCAGAATTAGTTCTTCTATTTTT
This region includes:
- a CDS encoding MOSC domain-containing protein, giving the protein MNKALFLFSALTYKKINSFFNDSFEMTDMAYFGENLILSNICEEDICIGDILKIGQTKVQITQPRQPCWKLSANTNEQDMTKIIFDNGLTGWYAKVLEEGFICQNDEVILEKRINPTLNINILNQLIINPMLDEALTFEALKCEELGKAFFESLSKRYKLKEKDDQFSYYHT
- a CDS encoding aldose 1-epimerase family protein, translated to MNFQIKNTHIAAQIDSFGAQLNSLKKTDENLEYIWQANPQYWNRHAPILFPIVGRLKDDEYFYKDKKYNMTQHGFARDCEFELVKKEDDYLKFRLQSNEKSLEKYPFLFELDISYELVENKLVISYEVRNKTNGEMLFSIGAHPAFNWPLDNEEKNDAYFKFNNIQNTKRYFLNDKGLVYDNADLKIIENKIPLSEELFKDDALVFNDLSIKTISFKNMKNTKNIRLEFEKFPYLGLWSKPSGAPFLCIEPWFGVADSFDSSKNLEDKKGIITLLKDEIFSSFYSIEI
- the blaOXA gene encoding class D beta-lactamase translates to MSIKINLSKIKLFLFITFVFNSFLMASDSDLENIFKNKNIEGTLVLESLNTKKFYIYNEKRAETLLSPASTFKIPHTLMALNEGVIRADSIIFWDKTDKGMTPWNKDQTLESAFKLSCVWCYKEFTLKIAASKYKEYLEKLNYGNKAIGQDVSDFWLDGSLKITAFEQVHFLKKLYKNDLPFEIENINTLKNIMIEEKNENFILRAKSGWSTRFESESGWYVGYIETKDDVWFFATNIITHGMKDLPLRKEITMEALKIKGIIN